A genome region from Micromonospora inyonensis includes the following:
- the mycP gene encoding type VII secretion-associated serine protease mycosin: protein MTAVRRRCATGARRLAGRALLALAATTVPLTVAPAHAVPLPPTVPAASAGYAASAGYAAALPAGRGITAVGTPLRPGPVVVDPVRAPARTDQVRDDQWQLDVLDAEKAWRTSTGRGVTVAVIDSGVDATHPDLVGQVLPGIDLVAPNGTAEPDPVGHGTTVAALIAGRRDDHRGVVGLAPDAKVLPIRVLDEENRYDDALVVAKGVRWAVDNGARVINLSLGGGGDSAALAAALDYAFARDVVVIACTGNLAISSGTRVWYPAREPGVIAVAGLERGVTDLWSGSITGPETVLTAPATGLVGARPGGYWRVQGTSFAAPLVTAAAVLLRARWPQMSAGDVVNRLITTARDLGPAGRDDRFGFGRIDPVAALTRDVPTVPRNPLDDHSSPGEVGFGRAPGAAETSGTDADQLGLAGTRRDGWTVRAAGDTEEVAPGRLWSGVALGVILVTGTALAARRFRRPERRGGPPDRSP, encoded by the coding sequence GTGACTGCGGTGCGGCGGCGATGCGCTACCGGGGCCCGGCGGCTCGCCGGTCGTGCGCTGCTCGCCCTGGCCGCGACGACCGTCCCGCTCACCGTGGCACCCGCGCACGCCGTTCCGCTTCCACCGACCGTGCCCGCCGCGTCGGCCGGGTACGCCGCGTCGGCCGGATACGCCGCCGCGCTGCCGGCGGGCCGCGGGATCACGGCGGTCGGGACGCCGCTGCGCCCCGGGCCCGTCGTCGTCGACCCGGTCCGCGCCCCCGCCCGTACCGACCAGGTGCGTGACGACCAGTGGCAACTCGACGTGCTCGACGCGGAGAAGGCCTGGCGGACGTCCACCGGGCGTGGGGTGACCGTCGCGGTGATCGATTCCGGCGTGGACGCCACGCATCCGGACCTCGTGGGCCAGGTGCTTCCCGGGATCGACCTGGTTGCTCCGAACGGGACGGCCGAGCCGGACCCGGTGGGGCACGGGACCACGGTCGCGGCCCTGATCGCCGGCCGACGGGACGACCACCGTGGAGTGGTCGGCCTCGCGCCGGACGCGAAGGTCCTGCCGATCCGGGTGCTCGACGAGGAGAACCGCTACGACGACGCGCTGGTCGTGGCCAAGGGCGTCCGGTGGGCGGTCGACAACGGCGCACGGGTGATCAACCTGTCGCTGGGTGGGGGCGGCGACAGCGCGGCCCTGGCGGCGGCGCTGGACTACGCCTTCGCCCGCGACGTGGTGGTGATCGCCTGCACCGGCAACCTGGCAATCTCCTCCGGCACCCGGGTCTGGTACCCGGCCCGGGAGCCCGGGGTGATCGCGGTGGCTGGTCTGGAACGGGGCGTCACCGACCTCTGGTCCGGCTCGATCACCGGCCCGGAGACCGTGCTGACCGCCCCGGCGACCGGGCTGGTGGGGGCCCGGCCCGGCGGCTACTGGCGGGTGCAGGGGACCAGTTTCGCCGCTCCGCTGGTGACCGCCGCCGCCGTGCTGCTACGCGCCCGGTGGCCGCAGATGTCCGCCGGGGATGTGGTCAACCGGTTGATCACCACCGCTCGGGACCTCGGCCCCGCCGGCCGGGACGACCGGTTCGGTTTCGGCCGGATCGACCCGGTCGCCGCGCTCACCCGGGACGTCCCCACGGTGCCGCGCAACCCGCTCGACGACCACTCCTCTCCGGGCGAGGTGGGCTTCGGGCGGGCACCGGGCGCGGCCGAGACGTCCGGCACCGACGCCGACCAGCTCGGTCTCGCCGGCACCCGACGGGACGGGTGGACGGTCCGCGCGGCCGGTGACACCGAGGAGGTGGCCCCGGGACGGCTGTGGAGTGGCGTGGCCCTCGGTGTCATCCTGGTCACCGGGACCGCCCTGGCGGCCCGTCGGTTCCGTCGCCCGGAGCGTCGCGGCGGCCCACCCGACCGGTCGCCGTGA
- a CDS encoding TetR/AcrR family transcriptional regulator — MPAPPSRVPQQERSRATRARLLEATVDCLVEYGWSGTTTTVVAARAGVSRGAQLHHYPTRAALVTAAVVHLAERRAAELRAEAEALPAGPRRFDRVIDMLAAAFTGPLFVAALELWVAARTDPELRAALVPLEARVGREMHRLTVALLDADERRPGVREAVQATLDLLRGLGVANLLTDDSARRTALLNTWKRQLATLLTP, encoded by the coding sequence GTGCCCGCCCCACCGAGCCGCGTCCCGCAGCAGGAGCGCAGCCGTGCCACCCGCGCGCGGCTACTGGAGGCGACCGTCGACTGCCTGGTGGAGTACGGCTGGTCCGGCACCACGACCACGGTGGTCGCCGCCCGCGCCGGGGTCTCCCGGGGCGCCCAACTGCACCACTACCCCACCCGGGCGGCCCTGGTCACCGCAGCCGTGGTCCACCTGGCCGAGCGTCGCGCGGCGGAACTGCGCGCCGAGGCCGAGGCGCTGCCGGCCGGCCCCCGGCGGTTCGACCGGGTGATCGACATGCTCGCCGCCGCCTTCACCGGTCCGCTCTTCGTCGCCGCCCTCGAACTCTGGGTGGCCGCCCGCACCGACCCGGAGCTACGCGCGGCCCTGGTGCCGTTGGAGGCCCGGGTCGGGCGGGAGATGCACCGGCTCACCGTGGCGCTGCTCGACGCCGACGAACGGCGTCCCGGGGTCCGCGAGGCGGTGCAGGCCACTCTCGACCTGCTCCGGGGACTCGGGGTGGCCAACCTGCTCACCGACGACTCGGCCCGCCGCACCGCCCTGCTGAACACCTGGAAACGCCAGCTCGCCACCCTGCTCACCCCGTGA
- a CDS encoding MarP family serine protease, translating into MSAVDLFLLLLMLLFAISGYRQGFVIGALSFAGFFLGALLGLQVGPLLAQRFADSAVRVIVALVAVLGLAVLGQTLAGWLGSHLRTAITSRVGRRVDDIGGAFVSLFAVIMVAWLVAVPLGSSSFPWLASSVRNSALLTVADRVMPDQAQRFSAALRDTVDTNGFPDVFGDLAPTRARQVAPPDPALAGSQVVANGQRSVVKVRGSAPSCGRRIEGSGFIYAEDRVMTNAHVVAGTRDVSVERNGKRYDGRVVVYDPDRDLAVIHVPDLSGPVMRFATGRAASGADAIVLGFPLDGPYDAQSARVRDVDRITGPDIYSSGDVTREVYTIRALVRSGNSGGPLVAPNGLVLGVIFAAAADDPNTGFAVTAEEARPVALAGAERTRAVDTGDCT; encoded by the coding sequence GTGTCGGCCGTTGATCTCTTTTTGCTGCTGCTCATGCTCTTGTTCGCGATCAGCGGATACCGCCAGGGGTTCGTCATCGGGGCGCTCTCCTTCGCCGGCTTCTTCCTCGGGGCCCTGCTCGGTCTCCAGGTGGGTCCCCTGCTGGCGCAGCGATTCGCCGACAGCGCCGTCCGGGTGATCGTCGCGCTGGTCGCGGTGCTCGGACTGGCGGTGCTGGGTCAGACCCTCGCCGGCTGGCTCGGCTCGCACCTGCGTACGGCGATCACCAGCCGCGTCGGCCGCCGTGTCGACGACATCGGGGGCGCATTCGTCTCGCTCTTCGCGGTGATCATGGTGGCCTGGCTCGTCGCCGTTCCGCTCGGGTCGTCGTCGTTCCCCTGGCTGGCCTCCTCGGTCCGCAACAGCGCCCTGCTCACCGTGGCCGACCGGGTGATGCCGGACCAGGCCCAACGCTTCTCCGCCGCGCTGCGCGACACCGTGGACACCAACGGCTTCCCGGACGTCTTCGGTGACCTGGCACCCACCCGGGCCCGGCAGGTCGCACCCCCGGACCCGGCGCTCGCCGGCTCCCAGGTGGTCGCCAACGGCCAGCGTTCGGTGGTCAAGGTGCGGGGTTCCGCGCCGAGTTGCGGTCGCCGGATCGAGGGCTCCGGCTTCATCTACGCCGAGGACCGGGTGATGACCAACGCACACGTGGTCGCCGGCACCCGTGACGTCTCGGTGGAACGCAACGGCAAGCGGTACGACGGTCGCGTGGTGGTCTACGACCCGGATCGGGACCTGGCGGTGATCCACGTACCGGACCTGTCCGGTCCGGTCATGCGGTTCGCCACCGGCCGGGCAGCCAGCGGGGCGGACGCGATCGTCCTCGGATTCCCGCTGGACGGGCCGTACGACGCGCAGTCGGCCCGGGTGCGGGACGTCGACCGGATCACCGGCCCGGACATCTACTCCTCGGGGGACGTCACCCGGGAGGTCTACACGATCCGCGCGCTGGTGCGCAGCGGGAACTCCGGTGGTCCGCTGGTCGCGCCGAACGGCCTGGTGCTCGGGGTGATCTTCGCGGCGGCGGCGGACGACCCGAACACCGGGTTCGCGGTCACCGCCGAGGAGGCCCGCCCGGTGGCGTTGGCCGGTGCGGAGCGGACCCGCGCGGTCGACACCGGCGACTGCACCTGA
- a CDS encoding adenosylcobinamide amidohydrolase has protein sequence MLSEPFLTSRPEDGRDVPLLCWRTHRPLYAITSAPLGGGIGVRHWVVNATVPMTYHRDDPADHLAGLARQLDLDGPGVGLLTGVDVAEVVARADGGVRVWATVGLGTPVQAAAPAIPAAVEPVGTVNIVALVPVRLGDAALVNAVATATEAKTQAIVELGLPATGTPTDAVTVLCPTDGPVDPYGGPRSRWGAPLARAVHAAVLAGGAHEVVPWSDRLRLEESPGSVLFTRSAIPGSAADR, from the coding sequence GTGTTGAGCGAGCCCTTCCTGACCAGCCGGCCCGAGGACGGCCGGGACGTGCCACTGCTGTGCTGGCGCACCCACCGGCCGTTGTACGCGATCACGTCCGCCCCGCTCGGCGGAGGGATCGGGGTACGGCACTGGGTGGTCAACGCGACCGTGCCGATGACGTACCACCGGGACGACCCGGCCGACCACCTTGCCGGCCTGGCCCGCCAGCTCGACCTCGACGGACCCGGCGTCGGCCTGCTGACCGGCGTCGACGTCGCCGAGGTGGTGGCCCGCGCCGACGGTGGGGTCCGGGTCTGGGCGACGGTCGGGCTGGGCACCCCGGTCCAGGCCGCCGCCCCGGCGATCCCGGCCGCCGTGGAACCGGTCGGCACGGTCAACATCGTGGCCCTGGTGCCCGTCCGGCTCGGCGACGCCGCGCTGGTCAACGCCGTGGCCACCGCGACCGAGGCGAAGACCCAGGCGATCGTCGAACTGGGACTGCCGGCCACCGGCACCCCGACCGACGCGGTGACGGTGCTCTGTCCCACGGACGGCCCGGTCGATCCCTACGGCGGACCCCGCTCCCGTTGGGGTGCCCCGCTCGCCCGCGCGGTGCACGCGGCCGTGCTGGCCGGTGGCGCCCACGAGGTGGTGCCGTGGTCGGACCGGCTACGCCTGGAGGAGTCCCCCGGATCGGTGCTTTTCACCCGATCGGCCATCCCCGGCAGCGCTGCCGACCGGTAG
- a CDS encoding CapA family protein codes for MYAAASSDARRPRRRAAALGALLVLLVAAGCDSAAESPAWQSPEERTAAPAPASPSAPPAEEENVISLSATGDIIMGNAPGRLPPNGGKGFFDGVRTALEADLVMGNLEEPLTVDTGTGKCGANSTRCFQFRAPPEYAAHLKDAGFHLLNQANNHGYDYGPAGYENTQKALEKYDLKHTGAPDQITVVDVKGVKVAVAGFSSYVWSNSLVDIDAAEKVVQKAATMADLVVVQVHMGGEGSDKTRVKPGTEMFLGENRGDPVKFSRAMIDAGADLIVGHGPHVLRAMEFYQGRLIAYSLGNFAGGGKSLSNNGRLGWGGVLKVSLTADGTFVAGSLASTYMNGLGKPVPDPDDRGLGLVRTLTGQDFPKTGARFAADGTISAPDAG; via the coding sequence ATGTACGCCGCCGCCTCCTCAGACGCCCGCCGCCCACGCCGCCGCGCGGCCGCGCTGGGTGCGCTCCTCGTCCTGCTGGTCGCCGCCGGATGCGATTCGGCCGCGGAGAGCCCGGCCTGGCAGTCGCCGGAGGAGCGCACCGCCGCACCGGCTCCGGCGAGCCCGAGCGCGCCCCCGGCGGAGGAGGAGAACGTCATCTCGCTCTCCGCCACCGGCGACATCATCATGGGCAACGCGCCGGGCCGGCTGCCCCCCAACGGTGGCAAGGGCTTCTTCGACGGCGTCAGGACCGCGCTCGAGGCCGACCTGGTGATGGGCAACCTGGAGGAGCCGCTGACCGTCGACACCGGGACCGGCAAGTGCGGGGCGAACTCCACCCGCTGCTTCCAGTTCCGGGCCCCGCCGGAGTACGCCGCGCACCTCAAGGATGCCGGGTTCCACCTGCTCAACCAGGCCAACAACCACGGGTACGACTACGGCCCGGCCGGCTACGAGAACACCCAGAAGGCGCTGGAGAAGTACGACCTGAAGCATACCGGCGCGCCCGACCAGATCACCGTGGTCGACGTCAAGGGCGTCAAGGTCGCCGTCGCCGGCTTCTCGTCGTACGTCTGGTCGAACAGCCTGGTCGACATCGACGCCGCCGAGAAGGTGGTGCAGAAGGCGGCGACCATGGCCGACCTGGTCGTCGTGCAGGTGCACATGGGCGGCGAGGGGTCGGACAAGACCCGGGTGAAGCCGGGCACGGAGATGTTCCTCGGCGAGAACCGGGGCGACCCGGTCAAGTTCTCCCGCGCGATGATCGACGCCGGGGCGGACCTGATCGTCGGGCACGGCCCGCACGTGCTCCGGGCCATGGAGTTCTACCAGGGCCGGCTGATCGCCTACAGCCTCGGCAACTTCGCCGGGGGCGGCAAGTCGCTGAGCAACAACGGTCGGCTCGGCTGGGGTGGCGTGCTCAAGGTGTCGCTCACGGCGGACGGCACGTTCGTGGCGGGGTCGCTCGCCTCGACGTACATGAACGGGCTCGGCAAGCCGGTCCCCGACCCGGACGACCGGGGTCTCGGACTGGTCCGGACGCTCACCGGCCAGGACTTCCCGAAGACCGGGGCCCGGTTCGCCGCGGACGGGACGATCTCCGCCCCGGACGCCGGGTAG
- a CDS encoding Crp/Fnr family transcriptional regulator codes for MDEVLARSGIFQGVDPEAAEALAKEMETIEVRKGEVVFNEGEPGDSLYILLSGKIKVGRRAADGRQNLIAVMGPSDMVGELSLFDPGPRTATATAVTDTRLVRLRKQALRPWLNNRPEIAEQLLRVLARRLRRTNDSLADLIFTDVPGRVAKNLLQMAGRFGTRDGGVLRVTHDLTQEEIAQLVGASRETVNKALADFASRGWLRLDGKSIIILDPERLARRARV; via the coding sequence ATGGACGAGGTACTGGCCCGTAGTGGGATCTTCCAGGGCGTCGACCCGGAGGCGGCCGAGGCGCTCGCCAAGGAGATGGAGACTATCGAGGTCCGCAAGGGCGAGGTGGTCTTCAACGAGGGCGAGCCCGGCGACAGCCTTTACATCCTGCTTTCCGGCAAAATCAAGGTGGGGCGGCGGGCCGCGGACGGCCGACAGAACCTCATCGCGGTGATGGGTCCGTCGGACATGGTCGGCGAGTTGTCGCTCTTCGACCCGGGTCCGCGTACGGCCACGGCCACCGCGGTCACCGACACCCGGCTGGTCCGGCTGCGCAAGCAGGCGCTGCGGCCGTGGCTGAACAACCGACCCGAGATCGCCGAGCAGCTCCTCCGGGTGCTGGCCCGTCGGCTCCGGCGGACGAACGACTCGCTGGCCGACCTGATCTTCACCGACGTGCCCGGCCGGGTCGCCAAGAACCTGCTCCAGATGGCCGGCCGGTTCGGCACCCGCGACGGCGGCGTGCTGCGGGTGACGCACGACCTCACCCAGGAGGAGATCGCGCAGCTCGTCGGCGCATCCCGGGAGACGGTCAACAAGGCGCTGGCCGACTTCGCGTCCCGGGGCTGGCTGCGCCTGGACGGCAAGAGCATCATCATCCTCGACCCGGAGCGGCTCGCCCGCCGGGCACGCGTCTGA
- a CDS encoding TlpA family protein disulfide reductase, with amino-acid sequence MNHRVAAALLAPLLAVTGCTAGEADRTAASPAASGDSPFADCAALTAPPSAAPAASTGPTAATSSAPAAAPTTSSAPAAGGSSPATVSGAGRGLPDLSFACLTGGGEVSLRAVRGPAVINLWASWCTPCRKELPAFQRLHERMAGQVHVIGVNTRDDRPRAVSVGEDFGISFPTLVDTDQRLQRELAPNVLPITILVDAQGRVRHQDVSGALDDARLADVVRRHLDLDVPA; translated from the coding sequence GTGAACCACCGCGTCGCCGCCGCTCTCCTGGCCCCGCTGCTGGCGGTCACCGGCTGCACCGCCGGGGAGGCCGACCGGACCGCCGCGTCGCCGGCCGCGTCCGGGGACTCACCCTTCGCCGACTGCGCCGCGCTGACCGCACCCCCCTCGGCTGCGCCCGCCGCGTCGACCGGCCCGACGGCGGCCACCTCGTCGGCCCCGGCCGCCGCGCCCACCACCTCGTCGGCCCCGGCCGCCGGGGGTTCGTCACCGGCCACCGTGTCGGGGGCGGGCCGAGGGCTGCCCGACCTGAGCTTCGCCTGCCTCACCGGGGGCGGCGAGGTCTCCCTGCGGGCGGTACGCGGACCAGCGGTGATCAACCTGTGGGCCTCCTGGTGCACGCCCTGTCGGAAGGAACTCCCCGCCTTCCAGCGTCTGCACGAGCGGATGGCCGGGCAGGTGCACGTGATCGGGGTGAACACCCGGGACGACCGGCCCCGGGCGGTCTCCGTCGGCGAGGACTTCGGCATCAGCTTCCCGACCCTGGTCGACACCGACCAGCGGTTGCAGCGGGAACTGGCGCCGAACGTCCTGCCGATCACCATTCTGGTGGACGCGCAGGGGCGGGTCCGGCACCAGGACGTCTCCGGCGCGCTCGACGACGCCCGCCTCGCCGACGTGGTCCGCCGCCACCTCGACCTGGACGTACCCGCATGA
- a CDS encoding acyclic terpene utilization AtuA family protein, which translates to MLDGGELDVLTGDYLAELSMLILGRDRLRDSSLGYAKTFLTQLEGILGTALERGVRIVTNAGGVNPAGLAAAIGTLADRLGLTVRVGHVEGDALARPDALTANAYLGAFGIAACLEAGADVVVTGRVTDASLVVGPGIARFGWRRDDLDALAGATVAGHLIECGAQVTGGNFSFFTELPDGGRRPGFPVVELHPDGSSVITKHPGTGGAVTVETVTAQLLYEIGGPDYLGPDVVTRLDTVTLHQDGPDRVRVSGTRGTPPPATLKVGVNNLGGFRNSMTFVLCGLDVPAKAALVREQIEAAVGPAGLEFRLARTDHVDADDTETASALLHVHLRDGDRARAGRAFSAAAVELALASYPGCTLTTLPGDATPYGVFTSDTVPQDAVAHVAVLPTGERVPIPPPPLTCEQGPPAAHKSPVGVPSYHLRRGALGKLVGARSGDKGGDANLGVWARSEPAYAWLRGWLTVERLGELLPETAGLTVERYELPDLRAVNFVIRGLLGQGVAASTRFDPQAKALGELLRARIVDLPAELLPAEGTTRSAPPDVRGGAEDRR; encoded by the coding sequence ATGCTCGACGGCGGCGAACTCGACGTGCTCACCGGCGACTACCTCGCCGAGCTGTCCATGTTGATCCTCGGCCGGGACCGGCTGCGCGACTCCTCCCTCGGCTACGCGAAGACGTTCCTCACGCAGCTGGAGGGCATCCTCGGCACCGCGCTGGAGCGGGGCGTACGGATCGTGACCAACGCCGGGGGCGTCAATCCCGCCGGGCTGGCCGCCGCGATCGGGACGCTCGCCGACCGCCTCGGTCTCACCGTCCGGGTCGGACACGTCGAGGGCGACGCCCTGGCACGGCCGGACGCGCTCACCGCGAACGCGTACCTGGGCGCGTTCGGCATCGCGGCCTGCCTGGAGGCGGGCGCGGACGTGGTGGTCACCGGGCGGGTCACCGACGCCTCCCTGGTGGTCGGTCCGGGCATCGCCCGGTTCGGGTGGCGGCGGGACGACCTCGACGCCCTCGCCGGGGCCACCGTCGCCGGGCACCTGATCGAGTGCGGGGCGCAGGTGACCGGCGGGAACTTCAGCTTCTTCACCGAGCTGCCGGACGGCGGACGGCGTCCCGGCTTCCCCGTCGTCGAGCTGCACCCGGACGGCTCGTCGGTGATCACCAAGCACCCGGGCACCGGCGGGGCGGTCACCGTGGAGACGGTCACCGCACAACTCCTCTACGAGATCGGCGGGCCGGACTACCTCGGGCCGGACGTGGTGACCCGGCTCGACACGGTGACCCTGCACCAGGATGGTCCCGACCGGGTACGGGTCAGCGGCACCCGGGGCACCCCGCCGCCGGCCACCCTGAAGGTGGGCGTCAACAACCTCGGCGGATTCCGCAACTCGATGACCTTCGTCCTCTGCGGACTGGACGTCCCGGCCAAGGCGGCGCTGGTCCGCGAGCAGATCGAGGCGGCGGTCGGGCCGGCGGGGCTGGAGTTCCGGCTCGCCCGCACCGACCACGTCGACGCGGACGACACGGAGACGGCGAGCGCGCTGCTGCACGTCCACCTGCGGGACGGCGACCGGGCGCGGGCCGGGCGGGCCTTCTCGGCCGCCGCGGTGGAACTGGCCCTCGCCTCCTACCCGGGCTGCACGCTGACCACCCTGCCCGGCGACGCGACGCCGTACGGGGTGTTCACCTCCGACACGGTGCCGCAGGACGCGGTCGCCCACGTCGCCGTGCTCCCCACGGGTGAACGCGTGCCGATCCCGCCCCCACCGCTGACGTGTGAGCAGGGGCCCCCGGCAGCGCACAAATCACCTGTAGGGGTCCCTTCCTACCACCTCAGGCGGGGGGCACTCGGAAAGCTGGTGGGGGCACGCTCGGGCGACAAGGGCGGTGACGCGAACCTCGGGGTCTGGGCGCGCTCCGAGCCGGCGTACGCCTGGCTGCGCGGCTGGCTGACCGTCGAACGCCTCGGCGAGTTGCTGCCGGAGACCGCCGGGCTGACCGTCGAGCGGTACGAGCTGCCCGACCTGCGCGCGGTGAACTTCGTGATCCGGGGCCTGCTCGGCCAGGGGGTGGCCGCCTCCACCCGGTTCGACCCCCAGGCCAAGGCGCTCGGTGAGCTGCTCCGGGCCCGGATCGTGGACCTGCCGGCGGAGCTGCTGCCGGCCGAGGGGACGACACGGTCGGCACCGCCGGATGTCCGTGGCGGGGCGGAGGACCGGCGGTGA
- a CDS encoding NUDIX hydrolase yields MTRPLPPWMDPLLARLGTARSEDFTPLHTPTSGGRQSAVLVLLAEEPDVGPDVLVLQRAATLRNHAGQPAFPGGAADPDDADATATALREANEEVGLDPATVTVLAELPKLWIPVSDFVVTPVLGWWHRPHPVHPREPAEVAHVARLPVAELVDPENRMRVRHPSGWTGPAFSARGMLVWGFTAGVLATILEMGGWARPWPRNRVLDLPPASASPAPSAGTDPADELAGR; encoded by the coding sequence ATGACCCGTCCCCTTCCCCCGTGGATGGATCCGCTGCTCGCCCGGCTGGGCACGGCCCGCTCCGAGGACTTCACCCCGCTGCACACCCCGACCAGCGGCGGGCGGCAGAGCGCGGTGCTGGTGCTGCTCGCCGAGGAACCGGACGTCGGGCCGGACGTCCTCGTCCTGCAACGGGCCGCCACCCTGCGCAACCACGCCGGTCAGCCGGCCTTCCCCGGCGGGGCCGCCGATCCGGACGACGCCGACGCCACCGCGACCGCGCTGCGCGAGGCGAACGAGGAGGTCGGCCTCGACCCGGCCACCGTCACCGTCCTGGCCGAGCTGCCGAAACTCTGGATCCCGGTCAGCGACTTCGTGGTCACCCCCGTCCTCGGCTGGTGGCACCGGCCGCACCCGGTGCACCCCCGGGAGCCGGCCGAGGTCGCGCACGTCGCCCGACTTCCGGTCGCCGAGCTGGTCGACCCGGAGAACCGGATGCGGGTGCGCCATCCGAGCGGCTGGACGGGTCCGGCCTTCTCCGCCCGGGGCATGCTGGTCTGGGGGTTCACCGCAGGCGTGCTCGCCACCATCCTGGAGATGGGCGGCTGGGCCCGGCCCTGGCCCCGGAACCGGGTCCTCGACCTCCCGCCCGCCTCCGCCTCCCCGGCCCCCTCCGCCGGCACCGACCCCGCAGACGAGCTGGCCGGTCGCTGA
- the nth gene encoding endonuclease III has product MTTSFPSLSETDLGRKRRARRIGRALTDAHPDAHCELDHSTALELAVATILSAQCTDKRVNEVTPKLFARYPSAADYAGADRTELEELIWPTGFFRNKTDSLIKLGQALVERHDGQVPGTLADLVTLPGIGRKTANVILGNAFGVPGITVDTHFQRLVHRWRLTTETDPVKIEHAIGALFEKRDWTMLSHRVIFHGRRVCHARKPACGACTLTKLCPAYGTGPTEPAAAATLLKGPRARDLAAAAGVDPELVPAQAVVAEAP; this is encoded by the coding sequence GTGACCACCAGCTTTCCCAGCCTGTCCGAGACCGACCTGGGCCGGAAGCGGCGGGCCCGACGGATCGGCCGGGCGCTCACCGACGCCCACCCGGACGCGCACTGCGAACTCGACCACTCCACCGCGCTCGAACTGGCCGTCGCGACGATCCTCTCCGCCCAGTGCACGGACAAGCGGGTCAACGAGGTCACCCCGAAGCTCTTCGCCCGGTATCCCAGCGCGGCGGACTACGCCGGCGCCGACCGGACCGAGCTGGAGGAGCTGATCTGGCCGACCGGCTTCTTCCGGAACAAGACCGACTCCTTGATCAAGCTGGGTCAGGCCCTCGTCGAGCGGCACGACGGGCAGGTCCCCGGCACGTTGGCCGACCTGGTGACCCTGCCCGGGATCGGCCGCAAGACCGCCAATGTCATCCTCGGCAACGCCTTCGGGGTTCCCGGGATCACCGTCGACACGCACTTCCAGCGACTGGTGCACCGTTGGCGGCTCACCACCGAGACCGACCCGGTCAAGATCGAGCACGCGATCGGTGCGCTCTTCGAGAAGCGCGACTGGACCATGCTGTCGCACCGGGTGATCTTCCACGGGCGGCGGGTCTGCCATGCCCGCAAGCCCGCCTGCGGTGCCTGCACGTTGACGAAGCTCTGCCCGGCGTACGGGACCGGACCGACCGAGCCGGCCGCAGCGGCCACGTTGCTCAAGGGCCCCCGGGCACGGGACCTGGCGGCCGCCGCCGGGGTCGACCCCGAGCTGGTTCCCGCCCAGGCGGTCGTGGCGGAGGCGCCGTGA